Part of the Propioniciclava sp. MC1595 genome is shown below.
GGTCGTCGGCCCCGGCCACGAGGCGCTGCTGGCCTGGGTGAAGTCGGGGACCGGGCCGCTCTCGGTCGACGTCAACGTGCGCCCGACGGTGATCCCCGACATGGCCGCGTACTGGGCGGCGATCGAGCCGTGGCTGCGCGTGGTCGGGGAGCGTGGGGGCCTGGTCAAGGGGTCGGACGAGGACTTCGAGCACCTGGCCGCCCACTCGGGGCTGCCCGTCGACCCCGCCGAACTGGTCGTGGCCCTGCGCGAGCGCTACGGCGTCACGTGGGCCGTGGTGACCCGGGGGGCGGACGGCGCCGTGTCCGCCGGGCCCGACGGGCTCGCGTCCGTCGCCAGCCCGCCGGTCGACCTGGTCGACACCATCGGCGCGGGGGACACGTTCATGGCGGGCCTACTGGACGGCCTGGTCGTCCGCGGGCTCCCGCTGGAGGACGCCCTGGGCCGGGGCGCCCTGGCCGCGTCGCTGGTGTGCGAGCGGGAGGGGGCCGACCCGCCCACCGCCGCCGAGCTGGACGCCGCGCGGGCGTAGTCAGCGCACGACGAGGTCGGCCACGACCACCGCGTGGTCGGAGCCCTCGAGGGGGGCGGTCCTGAAGCTGCGGGTCGTCACGTGCTCGTTGGTGAGGACGTGGTCGATCGCGATCAGGGGCGGGCCGAACGGGAGGCTCGTGAACGTGGGCTGCCACCCGGCTCCGGCCTCCTGTGACCCGAGGGTGAGGCCCTCCGCGAGGAGCATGCGCAGCGTGAGGTGCTCGGCGGTCGCATTGAGGTCGCCCACCACGGCGAGCGGCTCGGCCAGGTGGGGGCGGATCGCGTCGCGCAGGATGGCGCCCTCGCGCTCCCACGTCGACGCGCTGCCCAGCATGTTGGCCGGGTGGGCCGCGACCAGGACCAGGGGCGTCCCGGGGGCGGAGACCTCGACCACGTACTGGTCGAACCGGCTGGGGACGCGGCCGCGCTCGGCGAGGGGCAGGCGGGAGAACACGACGGTTCCCGACGGGTCGCGTTCCGCCTGCGGGCCGGAGGCCGCCCGGCCGACCGTCCACGGGTGGCCGGCGAGTGCGTCCGCGACGTCCTCCGACCCCAGGAACCGCTCGGTCGCCTCGGTGACGACCACCACGTCGGCGTCCGCCTCCGCGACGACGCGGGCGAAGCTCGCCGGGTCGGCCCCGCCGAAGCGCACGTTGGCGGCCAGCACCCGGACGGGAGCACCGCCCGGCTCCGGTGTCGTCCGGATCGGCCAGTACGGGCGCGCCCACCCGACCTGCACGATCAGGGCCACGAGCGTCGGGAAGGCCAGCAGCCGGGACCAGCGCGTGCCGCCCAGGAGGAACAGCACCGTCGCGGCGAGCCACAGGACGATGCCGTAGGGGATGAACGAGGCCGCCATCGCCACCCACGCGGTGGACGCCTGGGCCTCCGGCTGCACGTACAGCAACACCAGGGCCGATGCCGTCAAGGCGCACGCCCACCCCAGGGCCAGGGCGAGGTGTCGGAGGGTGCGCACGGCCCCAGCGTGCCACCTGTGGACAACCGAACCGCCCGCGGACACGGTTGTCCACAGCGGTCGGAACCGGGTGCTCGGATGGCCCCGGGATCGCCCAAGATCCGGGCATGCGCCCGTCCCGAGCCCGTCCCGTCCAGGGCGACGTGGTGCGCGCCCGGCTGGACGCGCTGGTCGCCGAGCTCGGTGCGGCCCGCGAGGCGGTCCCCGGGGACGACGTGCTCGCGCCCGACCCGCCGCCGGTTGTTGACGTGGGGGCCGAGGAGGCGGGTGTCGACCCGGCGCCGCGCCGGGAACTCCCGCGGGCGGGGGTCGCCGCGGCCCTCCGTTCGGCCTGGGTCTTCGGCCGGGCCCACGCGGCCGTCATCGGCGTGATCGGGCTGGTCGCCCTCGTGGGCGCGGTCTGGGCGATCAGCCAGGCGCGCACGGTCCCGATCGCCGTGGCGGCCCCCACCCCTGTCGCGCCCGTCCTGGCGACCCCGTCGCCCACGCCGACCCCCGTGCCGCTGCGCGTGCACGTGCTGGGCGAGGTCGCCTCGCCGGGCGTGGTGCGCCTGCCTCAGGGTTCCCGGGTCGAGGACGCGATCGCGGCTGCGGGCGGCCTCACGCCCGAGGCGCGCCCCGGCGAGCTCAACCTCGCCGCACCAGTCGTCGACGGGGGCCAGGTGGTGATCGGTGACGGCCGCAACCCGGGCGGAGAGATGCGCGCGGGCGCGGCACCGGGAGCCGGGGGCGGCGCTGGTGGCGGTGGCTCGGGGAAGCTCGACCTCAACACGGCAACCGCCGACCAGCTCGACGGCCTGCCGGGCGTCGGGCCCGTGACGGCGTCGGCCATCCTGGCCTGGCGTGAGCAGCACGAGCGGTTCTCCCGGGTGGAGGAGCTGCTCGAGATCGAGGGGATCGGGACGAAGACCTTCCAGCGGCTCGAGCCGCTGGTGACGGTGTGACCGTGGCGTCGCACGAAGAGGACCAGGGCGGGGCCGGTGGCGACCGGGGCGCCACGCAGGTGCTCGTCCTGGGGGTGGTGGCGTGGGCGGCCATGGGGTTGGCGACCTCGGGGGACCAGCGGGTGCTGGCCCTGACCGCCCTGCTCACCGCGGGGGTAGGACTGCTCGCGTGGCGGCGCTGCGACTGGTTCCTCGCCGCCGTCGTCGGTCTGGCTGCCGTGTGCGTGGTGACCGGGGGCGCCCGGGCCGCGGCGCAGGCGGCCGACCCGCTGACCGGCCTCGTGGCCGACGGGGCGAGCGCCGTGGTCGACGTCCGGGTCTCGGGAAACGGGCGCCTGTGGGCGCCGTCCGGGACCCGGCCCGGCCTGTGGCGCGGCTCCGCCCAGCTGGTGCACGTCGAGGCCCGCGACGGGGTGTGGCGCAGCGGCGCGTCCGTGCAGGTGCGGGCGACCGGCGACCTGGCCGCGGCGTGGGCGGGTGTCCCGATGGGGACCACCGTGCGGGCGGCGGTCCGGCTGGGTCCGGCGGAACCGGGCAGCGGGCTGGCCGCCGAACTGCGCGCCACCGACCGGCCGGAGGAGGTCGCCCCGCCCGACCCCGTCGCGGCCGCCGTCGGGGCGCTGCGGCGCGGCCTGGTGGTGGCGTGCGCGGGCCTGTGGCCGGAGCCGAGGGCGCTGGTCCCGGCCTTGGTCGTGGGTGACGTCACGGGCATGACCACCGAGATGCGCGACCGGTTCGTCGTCACCGGCCTCACCCACCTGACCGCCGTCAGCGGGGCGAACCTGACGCTCCTGCTCGGGTTCCTGCGCGCGCTGGCGGTCGGCTGCGGCCTGCGCGGGCGGTGGCTGAACGGAGTGCTGGTCGCGGGCGTGGCCGGGTTCGTCGTTCTCTGCCTGGGTGAACCCAGCGTGCTGCGGGCCGCTGCGATGGGCCTGGTCGGGCTCGCGGCGCTGGGCCGGGCGGGCCGAGGGCGCCAGGGCCTGCGGTTCCTGGGCGTGGCCATGGTCGCCGTGGTGCTGGCCGAGCCCGCCATGGCGCGCTCGCTCGGGTTCGCCCTCTCCGTGCTGGCCACGTTCGGGCTGCTGCGCTGGGCCGGCGCGTGGACCGCCCTGCTGGCACGCTGGATGCCGCGCTGGTGCGCCGAGGCGCTCGCGGTGCCCCTGGCCGCGCAGGTGGCGACCGAACCGGTCGTGGTGTACCTCTCGGGGCAGGTCAGCGTGGTCTCGGTGCTCGCGAACCTGGTGGCCGGGCCGATGGTCGGGCCCGCGACCGTGCTCGGGTTGGCCGCCACGCTGCTCGGCCCCCTCCCGCTGCCGCTCGCCCTCGCACCCGCCTGGGGCGCCGGGTGGTTCGCCCAGGGCATCGCGTGGACCGCGCGCCTCGGCGAGGCACTCCCCGGCGCCGCAGTGCCGTGGCCGGTGACCCCGGCGTCGCTGGCCGTGGTGGTCCTCGGGTGCGTGGTGCTGGTGCTGCTCGCGCCCCGGGTCCTGGTGCGCCCCTGGCTGGCCCTCGGGATCGCCGCGGTGGTGGTCGTGGCCCTGGCCCGGACGCCCACCCCACCGGGATGGCCGCCCCGCGCCTGGGCGGTGGCCTCCTGCGACGTGGGGCAGGGCGACGCGACCCTCGTCGCGGTCGCGCCCGGGCAGGCGGTCCTCGTCGACACCGGGCCCGACCCGGGCCTCCTGCGGCGCTGCCTCGACCAGCTGGGCGTCACCCACGTCCCGCTCCTGCTGCTCACGCACCTGCACGCCGACCACGTGGGGGGCATCCCCGCCCTGGCCGACCGGGGTGTGGCGGTCGTCGCGACGTCCCCCGGCGCAGCGCCGGCTGCGCAGGCGGGGTTGGCCGTCGCCCTGCCGGAGGCCCGGCTGGGACCGGCCGCCGCGGGCTCGGCCTGGGCGATCGGCGCCGCCCGCGTCGAGGTGCTCGCGGCACCGGGCCTGGCCCGGGACCTGGTCGCCGGCGAGGGCGAGTCGTCGGCCGAGAACGACGCGTCGTTGCTGCTGCGCGCCGACGTTGGGGGAGTCAGCATCCTGCTGGCCGGGGACGCGGAGGAGGGGGCCCAGGGGCGTCACGTCGCGCTGGGGGATGTGCTGGACGTGGACGTCCTGCTCGTCCCGCACCACGGGAGCGGCCGGCATGCGCCGGGGTTCATCGCCGCGGCGCGTCCGGAGGTGGCGCTGGTGAGCGTGGGGGAGGGCAACGACTACGGCCACCCGGCGGCCCGGACGCTCCGCTCGGTGGAGGTCACCGGTGCGGCCGTGTTCCGGACAGACCAGCGGGGCGCGGTGGCGGTGGCGCGGTCCCCGGACGGAGGCCTGGTGGTGACGACCCAGCGGTAGGGCCCGGGGAGGTGGCTCAGCCCCGCTCGGCCCAGAACAGCCGGGAGGGGACCACCTCGAGCTCGGACCAGGCGCCGGAGAACTCGATGCCGGCCGCCATGGCGGTGGGGTAGTGGTGCAGCGCCGCCGCCGCGGCGCGGGGGTCGGGGTCGGGCCCGGCCAGCGCATCCACCAGCGCGGGGACGCCCGGGGCGTGGGCGACCACGGCGGCCGCCGCGACGCCCTCGTCGAGGGTGCCCAACTCGCGGAGCAGGCCGACCGTGCCCGCGTGGTAGAGGTCCTCGACCAGGCGCACCTCGGCGTCCAGGCCCATGCCGTGGGCGGTCTGGGCGGCCCGGTCGGCGGTCGAGGCGAGCACGACCTGGATGCCGGCGTCGGCCAGCAGTTCGCCGAGGTGGCGGGCCTGCTCGTGCCCCTCGGGCGTGAGCTCCCGCCCGTGGTCGCCGCGCACGCCGCGCCCCATGAACTCGGCCTCGCCGTGGCGGATCAGGTAGACGCGCTTCATGCGCCCCACCCTAATCAGAGATGCGGCTCGATGTACCGGCCGTGGCGCTCCACCAAGGTCGCGAGGGTCTGCTCGCCGGGCGTCGCCCAGATCTCCTCGTTGAAGATCTCGACCTCGATGTCGCCGGTGTACCCGGCCTCGGACACCCAGCGGGTGATGGTGGCGAAGTCGACGTACCCGTCGCCCACGTGCCCGCGCGAGTTCAGCGCGACGGGGGCCAGCGGCAGGATCCAGTCGCAGACCTGGTAGGACGCGATGCGCCCCTCCGCTCCGGCACGGCGGACCATGTCGCCGAGCTGGGGGTCCCACCACACGTGGTAGGTGTCCACCACCACGCCCACGTCGTGGGCGTCGAAGGACGCCGCGATGTCGAGGCACTGCCCGAGGGTGCTGAGCACGGCCCTGTCGGCCGCGAACAGCGGGTGCAGGGGCTCCAGAACAAGGCGGACGTCCTGCTCGCCCGCGAACCCCACGAGGTCGCCCAGCCGGTCGATGACCCGCTGCCGGGCCGCGACCAGGTCGCGGTCCCCGTCGGGGATGGCCGGTTGCTCGGGGCCCGGCGCGGCGGGAAGCCCGCCGACGACCATGATGAGCTCCCGCGTGCCCAGGGTGGCCGCCTCGACGATCGCGGCGCGGTTGTCGGCCAGCGCGGCCTCGATCCCATCCGCCGTCGTGGCCGTCAGGAAGCCCCCACGGCACAGCGAGGAGACGCGCAGGCCCCGCTCGGCGACCATGCGGGCGGCGTTGTCGAGGCCCGCCTCGGCGACGCGGTCGCGCCACAGCCCGACCGCCCCGATGCCGGCGGCCACGGCGCCGTCGAGGGCCTCGGCCAGGGTCCAGTGCTTCGTGGTCGCCGTGTTCAGCGACAACCGGTGCGTGCTCACGCCTGCAGGTCCTCGATCGCGATGCGGCGACCCTCGGCCGAGCTCTTCAGGCCCAGCTCCGCGAGCTGGACGCCGCGGGCTGCGGACATCAGGTCGAAGCGGTGCGGGCGGTCGTTCACGACGTCGGCCAGGAACTCCTCCCACTGCGCGCGGAATCCGTTGGGGAGCTCGGCGTTGGCCGGGACGTCCATCCACTGGTCGCGGAACTTCTCGGTGGTGGGCAGGTCGGGGTTCCACACGGGCTTGGGCGTGTGGCCGCGCTGCTGGGCGCGGCAGTTGAACAGGCCCGCGACGGCGGAGCCGTGGGTGCCGTCGACCTGGAACTCCACGAGCTCGTCGCGGAAGACGCGGACGGCCCAGGAGCTGTTGATCTGGCCGATGACCGGGTCGCCGTCGGGCGTCCGGAGCTCGAAGATCCCGTAGGCGGCGTCGTCGGCGGTGGCGTCGTAGGCCCGGCCCTGCTCGTCCCACCGGGTGGGGATGTGGGTGACGGCCTTGGCGGTGACGGCCTCGACCCGACCGATGATGCCCTCCATGACGTAGTTCCAGT
Proteins encoded:
- a CDS encoding carbohydrate kinase family protein is translated as MRRIVVCGEALIDLVPGAASDDTRASTWRALSAGGPMNSAIGLARLGVPVEFLGRLGDDAFAAQLRGHLAANGVGTTLAVAAAQPTSLAVVSLDEVGKASYTFHFAGTANFGWRADELPELGEGDWLHVASLVTVVGPGHEALLAWVKSGTGPLSVDVNVRPTVIPDMAAYWAAIEPWLRVVGERGGLVKGSDEDFEHLAAHSGLPVDPAELVVALRERYGVTWAVVTRGADGAVSAGPDGLASVASPPVDLVDTIGAGDTFMAGLLDGLVVRGLPLEDALGRGALAASLVCEREGADPPTAAELDAARA
- a CDS encoding endonuclease/exonuclease/phosphatase family protein, yielding MRTLRHLALALGWACALTASALVLLYVQPEAQASTAWVAMAASFIPYGIVLWLAATVLFLLGGTRWSRLLAFPTLVALIVQVGWARPYWPIRTTPEPGGAPVRVLAANVRFGGADPASFARVVAEADADVVVVTEATERFLGSEDVADALAGHPWTVGRAASGPQAERDPSGTVVFSRLPLAERGRVPSRFDQYVVEVSAPGTPLVLVAAHPANMLGSASTWEREGAILRDAIRPHLAEPLAVVGDLNATAEHLTLRMLLAEGLTLGSQEAGAGWQPTFTSLPFGPPLIAIDHVLTNEHVTTRSFRTAPLEGSDHAVVVADLVVR
- a CDS encoding helix-hairpin-helix domain-containing protein — protein: MRPSRARPVQGDVVRARLDALVAELGAAREAVPGDDVLAPDPPPVVDVGAEEAGVDPAPRRELPRAGVAAALRSAWVFGRAHAAVIGVIGLVALVGAVWAISQARTVPIAVAAPTPVAPVLATPSPTPTPVPLRVHVLGEVASPGVVRLPQGSRVEDAIAAAGGLTPEARPGELNLAAPVVDGGQVVIGDGRNPGGEMRAGAAPGAGGGAGGGGSGKLDLNTATADQLDGLPGVGPVTASAILAWREQHERFSRVEELLEIEGIGTKTFQRLEPLVTV
- a CDS encoding ComEC/Rec2 family competence protein: MASHEEDQGGAGGDRGATQVLVLGVVAWAAMGLATSGDQRVLALTALLTAGVGLLAWRRCDWFLAAVVGLAAVCVVTGGARAAAQAADPLTGLVADGASAVVDVRVSGNGRLWAPSGTRPGLWRGSAQLVHVEARDGVWRSGASVQVRATGDLAAAWAGVPMGTTVRAAVRLGPAEPGSGLAAELRATDRPEEVAPPDPVAAAVGALRRGLVVACAGLWPEPRALVPALVVGDVTGMTTEMRDRFVVTGLTHLTAVSGANLTLLLGFLRALAVGCGLRGRWLNGVLVAGVAGFVVLCLGEPSVLRAAAMGLVGLAALGRAGRGRQGLRFLGVAMVAVVLAEPAMARSLGFALSVLATFGLLRWAGAWTALLARWMPRWCAEALAVPLAAQVATEPVVVYLSGQVSVVSVLANLVAGPMVGPATVLGLAATLLGPLPLPLALAPAWGAGWFAQGIAWTARLGEALPGAAVPWPVTPASLAVVVLGCVVLVLLAPRVLVRPWLALGIAAVVVVALARTPTPPGWPPRAWAVASCDVGQGDATLVAVAPGQAVLVDTGPDPGLLRRCLDQLGVTHVPLLLLTHLHADHVGGIPALADRGVAVVATSPGAAPAAQAGLAVALPEARLGPAAAGSAWAIGAARVEVLAAPGLARDLVAGEGESSAENDASLLLRADVGGVSILLAGDAEEGAQGRHVALGDVLDVDVLLVPHHGSGRHAPGFIAAARPEVALVSVGEGNDYGHPAARTLRSVEVTGAAVFRTDQRGAVAVARSPDGGLVVTTQR
- a CDS encoding histidine phosphatase family protein, which translates into the protein MKRVYLIRHGEAEFMGRGVRGDHGRELTPEGHEQARHLGELLADAGIQVVLASTADRAAQTAHGMGLDAEVRLVEDLYHAGTVGLLRELGTLDEGVAAAAVVAHAPGVPALVDALAGPDPDPRAAAAALHHYPTAMAAGIEFSGAWSELEVVPSRLFWAERG
- a CDS encoding sugar phosphate isomerase/epimerase, with product MSTHRLSLNTATTKHWTLAEALDGAVAAGIGAVGLWRDRVAEAGLDNAARMVAERGLRVSSLCRGGFLTATTADGIEAALADNRAAIVEAATLGTRELIMVVGGLPAAPGPEQPAIPDGDRDLVAARQRVIDRLGDLVGFAGEQDVRLVLEPLHPLFAADRAVLSTLGQCLDIAASFDAHDVGVVVDTYHVWWDPQLGDMVRRAGAEGRIASYQVCDWILPLAPVALNSRGHVGDGYVDFATITRWVSEAGYTGDIEVEIFNEEIWATPGEQTLATLVERHGRYIEPHL